Sequence from the Anaerolineae bacterium genome:
AGGCCTTGGTGACTAAACTTATACCCAACATCTTTTCTCACACGACCTTACGAAGGTGAAATACTCCGGCTATTCCTCGGGAAGTGTATGCGAGGCCATCCCCACCACCTCATAATGCACCACCGTGGGTTCGAACCCCAGCAAGAAGTCCCGGTCTTCGGGGTAATACCTGGCCTTTTCGACATCCTCGCCCGCAAAGGCTCGGATCACATCCAGGTTCTCCCAAAACGTCGGGGTGATGAAATGCATGACCTCGCCTTCGGGGCGCTCCAGGATGTACAC
This genomic interval carries:
- a CDS encoding antibiotic biosynthesis monooxygenase, yielding MSVRMWHGRVPTEKAAAYRAFLNERAIPDYRSVDGNLGVYILERPEGEVMHFITPTFWENLDVIRAFAGEDVEKARYYPEDRDFLLGFEPTVVHYEVVGMASHTLPEE